A genomic segment from Alistipes senegalensis JC50 encodes:
- a CDS encoding beta-N-acetylhexosaminidase, with protein MGKLRILLVLGVLCCGCGRVVPVDGPVSVVPAPVSVTPAEGVFRLSASTRVVVRSADERMSFVTDALDDVLRPIFGRGLTVCPAAPAQDGAVNFIGTDSIPSDGYSLTIAPDRIEVLSGGPEGAFYAVQTLRQLLPAAAFGAGRVKAVELPAVVVEDRPGMGYRGMMLDVARHFFTVEEVKRVLDLLALHKMNVFHWHLTDDQGWRIEIVKYPELTRIGSVRARTLIGKDPGGEYDETCRYDETPHGGFYTQDEIRDVVEYAARRFITVIPEIEFPGHAVAALASYPWLSCTGEQYEVRQTWDIDDRVFCIGRDSTFRFIEGVLEEVVALFPSAYIHIGGDECPTDRWERCPRCRERMRAEGLSRPRQLQGYATTRIERFLRSHGRRLIGWDEILDSGVSQTAVVMSWRGTEGGIRAARRGNEVVMAPTTHCYFDYYQTADTAGEPLAWGGCLPLDKVYALNPCEGLDSVQRASVLGVQANLWTEYIPDFAQAQYMLLPRLGALAEVGWAPDRKDYAEFLPRLRRLTRLYDACGYVYAPHPLAD; from the coding sequence ATGGGAAAATTACGGATATTGCTTGTTTTGGGCGTGCTGTGCTGCGGGTGCGGCCGTGTGGTTCCGGTGGACGGCCCGGTCTCCGTGGTGCCTGCGCCGGTGAGCGTGACGCCCGCCGAAGGGGTTTTCCGACTGTCGGCATCGACGCGCGTGGTCGTCCGGTCGGCGGACGAGCGGATGTCGTTCGTGACCGATGCGCTGGATGACGTGCTGCGTCCGATTTTCGGCCGGGGGCTGACCGTGTGCCCTGCGGCCCCGGCACAGGACGGGGCGGTGAATTTCATCGGGACCGATTCGATCCCCTCGGACGGCTACTCCCTGACGATCGCGCCCGACCGGATCGAGGTGCTTTCCGGAGGTCCCGAGGGGGCTTTCTATGCCGTGCAGACCCTGCGCCAACTGCTGCCCGCGGCGGCATTCGGGGCGGGACGGGTGAAGGCTGTCGAACTGCCGGCCGTGGTCGTCGAGGACCGCCCGGGGATGGGCTACCGCGGGATGATGCTCGATGTCGCGCGGCATTTCTTTACGGTGGAGGAGGTGAAGCGCGTGCTGGACCTGCTCGCCCTGCACAAGATGAATGTTTTCCACTGGCATCTGACCGATGATCAGGGCTGGCGGATCGAGATCGTGAAATATCCCGAACTTACGCGCATCGGTTCGGTGCGCGCCCGCACGCTGATCGGCAAGGACCCGGGCGGCGAGTACGACGAGACCTGCCGCTATGACGAGACGCCTCACGGAGGGTTCTACACGCAGGACGAGATCCGCGATGTGGTCGAATACGCCGCCCGCCGCTTCATCACGGTCATTCCCGAGATCGAGTTTCCGGGACACGCCGTGGCCGCGCTGGCCTCCTACCCGTGGCTGAGCTGCACCGGGGAGCAGTACGAGGTGCGCCAGACGTGGGACATCGACGACCGTGTCTTCTGCATCGGACGCGATTCGACCTTCCGCTTCATCGAAGGGGTGCTGGAAGAGGTCGTCGCTCTTTTTCCGTCGGCTTATATACATATAGGAGGCGACGAATGCCCGACCGACCGCTGGGAGCGGTGTCCCCGGTGCCGGGAACGGATGCGCGCCGAGGGGCTGTCCCGCCCGCGCCAGTTGCAGGGCTACGCCACCACGCGCATCGAGCGTTTTTTGAGGAGTCACGGCCGGCGGCTGATCGGCTGGGACGAGATTCTCGACAGCGGCGTTTCGCAGACGGCGGTCGTCATGTCCTGGCGCGGCACCGAGGGCGGCATCCGTGCGGCGCGTCGGGGGAACGAGGTCGTCATGGCACCCACGACCCACTGTTATTTCGACTATTACCAGACCGCCGACACCGCCGGAGAGCCGTTGGCATGGGGCGGCTGCCTGCCGCTCGACAAGGTCTATGCCCTGAATCCCTGCGAGGGACTCGATTCCGTGCAGCGGGCGTCGGTCCTCGGCGTGCAGGCGAATCTGTGGACCGAGTATATCCCCGATTTCGCGCAGGCGCAGTACATGCTGCTGCCGCGTCTGGGTGCGCTCGCCGAGGTGGGCTGGGCCCCCGACCGGAAGGACTATGCGGAGTTTCTGCCGCGGCTGAGACGCCTGACGCGCCTCTACGACGCCTGCGGATATGTTTACGCGCCGCATCCGCTGGCGGATTAG